Genomic window (Streptomyces cadmiisoli):
TGGTCGCGCCTTGGAAGACGCCGGCGGCGCTGCGCGCGTTCCGCGGCCCGGCCCCGTGCCGTCACGTCGGACGTGCCGGAGGTCAGCACCGCGAAGACGATGACGTTGTCGCGGTACTCGTCGTCCCCGGTGCGCGGGCCGCCGCAGGTGATCAGACGCAGCTCCGGGCGGTCCACGTCCCCGTAGACCTCGTCCGCCGGGAAGTCCGCCTTGGCGACCGTGCGTACGTCGCGCACGGCGAACTCGGCCCGTGAGCCGTTCTCCAGTCGCGCCTCGATCCGCTCGCCCCGGCGCAGCCGTGCCAGGTCCCGGAAGACGCCGTCACCGTGGACGCCGACCGTGACGTGGCCGAGGATGACCGACGGGCCGGTCTGACCCGGCGTCGGCGAGTACCGGTACCAGCCCGCGCGGTCGTCCGCCGTGACCGGGGGCACCTGCACGGTGCCGTCCGGCGCCAACCCCAGCCGCATCACCGGGGTGTCGACCCCGATGGCCGGGATCCGCAGCCGCACCGGGACCGAGCGGCCGAGGGGGCGCGCCCGCCGCTCGGCGGCGGACGGCGTCGCCGCGGCGCGCGTGGCGGCCCGGTCGGACCGGTCGGACCGGTCGGACCGGTCGGACCGGTCGCCGCCGTCGCAGGCCGAGAGCAACGAGGCCGCCGCCGCGGCGGCGAAGGCGCGCCTGGAGAGCGGTGTCATGCCCCGGTCGCCCGCCGGCGGCGTACGACGAGGACCACCGCGCCGCCCGCGGCCAGCGCCGCGGCACCGCCGCCGATCAGCCCGGCGTCGCTCCCGGACTCGGTGGCCACCCCGGTGTCGGGCGCACCGCCGGGGACGACGGAGACCTGACCCTCCTTCAAGCGGGACGGGGCGGCGCTGGGGGCCGGGCCCGTGGTCCGCTCGCTGGTCGGCCTGGCGCTCTGGGCCGGGCGGGTCGGCGCGGGGGAGGCCGGCTCCGTGCCGGGAGAGGTGGCGGTGGGGCTGGGGACCGGGCTCGGGTCGTCGGCGAACGCGGGCACGCTGGTGGCGAGTACGGCGGTGGCCGCGAGTGCCACGGCGCTGAGGACGGTTCGGCGCATCGGGTCGCTCTCTTTCGTCGGCCCGGCCGGCGGGCGGCGGGCTGCGTGACGGATCGAGCGGAGAGACGACGCGGCCGCAGAGCGGGTTGTAAAGGGATGGCAAAGTCGTGTCACCGCTCTGACCTGCGGTTCACCCGAGTGACCGGCCCTGAGGCGCCGTCAGGGGAACTCCGGGACCCCGCGAGCCGTTGGCAGGAGGACGTCCGCGACGCCGCGGACGACCGGAAAGACATGGGCTGAAGCCGAGGTGGCACGCATGGCGATGTGGGATCGGATCAAGGACCAGGCCAAGGGTCTCCAGCAGCAGTCGCAGGGAACGCGCGGCTCCGGCGGACACGGGCGGCCGGGTGCGGGATCGTCCGGAGGGTCGCGGGCGCAGCTGGTGGGCACGCTCAAGTCCCAGCTCACCTCGCTCAAGACGGAGCTGAAGAGCGGCGCCTACCGGGACGCCAGCATGGCGATGTGCGCCCTGGTCGCGGCGGCCGACGGCCAGGTCGACCCGGCCGAGCGGCAGCATGTCGAATCGCTCATCCTGCACAACGACGTATTGCAGAACTTCCCGTCCGAGCAGCTGCGCCAGCGCTTCAACAAGCACGTCGACCAGCTGGCGTTCAACTTCCAGCAGGGCAAGGCGGAGGCCCTCCAGGAGA
Coding sequences:
- a CDS encoding class F sortase — translated: MTPLSRRAFAAAAAASLLSACDGGDRSDRSDRSDRSDRAATRAAATPSAAERRARPLGRSVPVRLRIPAIGVDTPVMRLGLAPDGTVQVPPVTADDRAGWYRYSPTPGQTGPSVILGHVTVGVHGDGVFRDLARLRRGERIEARLENGSRAEFAVRDVRTVAKADFPADEVYGDVDRPELRLITCGGPRTGDDEYRDNVIVFAVLTSGTSDVTARGRAAERAQRRRRLPRRDHQEPGER
- a CDS encoding tellurite resistance TerB family protein, which translates into the protein MAMWDRIKDQAKGLQQQSQGTRGSGGHGRPGAGSSGGSRAQLVGTLKSQLTSLKTELKSGAYRDASMAMCALVAAADGQVDPAERQHVESLILHNDVLQNFPSEQLRQRFNKHVDQLAFNFQQGKAEALQEIAKAAKKPTEARAVVQTGFVVAGADGYIAPAEEQVLREACAALGVSPQEFGL